The following proteins come from a genomic window of Candidatus Obscuribacter sp.:
- a CDS encoding SDR family NAD(P)-dependent oxidoreductase, protein MPLSDKPVAVVTGAASGIGHACTIAYLRSGVNVVAVDSDDRGLNQLSKALGQNNAKDMGSLEILGGDISSTIIAQRTVALAKRAFGGSIISLTMPAMNLLRP, encoded by the coding sequence ATGCCACTGAGCGATAAGCCAGTAGCTGTTGTCACCGGTGCCGCCTCAGGCATCGGTCATGCCTGTACCATCGCCTATCTAAGATCTGGTGTCAATGTGGTGGCAGTGGATAGCGATGACCGTGGTCTCAATCAATTGAGTAAAGCACTCGGACAAAACAACGCAAAGGATATGGGGAGCCTCGAGATATTAGGTGGCGACATATCCAGCACAATTATTGCCCAGCGCACAGTAGCTCTAGCCAAACGTGCCTTTGGCGGATCGATTATCTCTTTAACAATGCCGGCAATGAATTTGTTGCGCCCTTGA
- a CDS encoding SDR family oxidoreductase — translation METSEEDFDRVMDTNVKGTFFMTKACLALMLERGHGVITNNASDAGLRGIRLNAAYSTSKAAIIHLTRSLALDYTSAGIRTNCICPGCIDTPLCQRFNAAVAERLNKAGAEVELTGQNVLDDFVKTSIPMERVGSPEEVAAVVLFLSSKAASYISGAIIPVDGGLTAGM, via the coding sequence ATGGAGACCTCAGAAGAAGACTTTGACAGAGTCATGGACACCAATGTCAAAGGCACCTTTTTTATGACCAAAGCCTGCCTGGCGCTAATGCTTGAGCGCGGACATGGCGTCATCACCAACAACGCCAGTGATGCCGGGCTGCGTGGTATCAGACTCAATGCCGCTTACAGCACATCCAAAGCCGCTATCATCCACCTCACTCGCTCACTGGCTCTCGACTACACAAGCGCTGGCATTCGCACAAATTGCATTTGTCCTGGTTGTATCGACACACCGCTTTGTCAGAGGTTTAATGCTGCCGTAGCCGAGCGGCTAAATAAAGCCGGTGCAGAAGTAGAGTTAACTGGGCAAAATGTACTGGATGATTTTGTCAAAACCTCCATACCGATGGAGCGAGTAGGAAGCCCTGAAGAAGTAGCAGCAGTAGTCCTATTTTTGTCATCAAAAGCGGCGTCCTATATTAGTGGAGCAATCATCCCTGTAGATGGCGGACTGACAGCTGGGATGTAA
- a CDS encoding tetratricopeptide repeat protein, whose amino-acid sequence MSTHFLRAETLYTQKKYKLAIESYKEALKEEPENLDALRMLAMSLSLNQQDKDALREIKEAMRRAPADDEVIFTAGLIYYNANDHKKGEKLIKEALGKNPYNALAHLILSYIAEGKENWKLMREEAGKALEIEPNHEEALISLARAQRELGQIKEAKASLEAALLLNPNKAKTHAHLGRLLLHTGDPNGAREHLREALRLDPNNSEALEGFIESLRSKNILYYWFITCIWAISRGPARLVLYARFMHPCIAVFVFFFWYVVCLVREVTTFALRFDKDVRHYLPPELKKRNNRNLAALALVTAIPYLIGVAVETGDISSLSELKKAIESKQTVEAEQLEDKLYNQTMASFKEGSLYGRNRAALELLYKYELDRRPQDKRRLAYTAIWLGTDDSRGAYPNLELIDQAQSLARTTNDGPLYKYCQIAMSWGKYLNLNNRDKIKVQYSARPNWRIIEGKTAD is encoded by the coding sequence ATGTCCACACATTTTTTACGAGCCGAAACTCTCTACACACAAAAGAAATATAAGCTCGCCATCGAAAGCTATAAAGAAGCACTTAAAGAAGAACCAGAAAATCTGGATGCGCTGCGCATGCTCGCCATGTCGCTCAGCCTCAATCAACAAGACAAAGACGCCCTCAGAGAAATCAAAGAAGCGATGCGCCGCGCCCCGGCAGATGACGAAGTGATCTTTACCGCTGGTCTTATCTATTACAACGCAAACGATCACAAAAAGGGCGAAAAACTAATCAAAGAAGCCCTTGGCAAAAATCCATATAACGCGCTTGCCCACTTGATCTTGAGCTATATCGCCGAGGGCAAAGAAAACTGGAAACTGATGCGGGAAGAGGCGGGCAAAGCACTCGAAATCGAGCCCAACCATGAAGAAGCACTGATATCCCTGGCTAGAGCGCAAAGAGAACTAGGTCAAATCAAAGAAGCCAAAGCAAGCCTGGAAGCAGCTCTCCTCCTTAATCCAAATAAAGCCAAAACACACGCTCACCTGGGTCGCTTGCTGCTGCATACAGGAGATCCAAATGGTGCCCGTGAGCATTTAAGAGAAGCACTGAGACTTGATCCAAACAATAGTGAAGCCCTGGAAGGCTTTATCGAATCTCTCAGATCAAAAAATATCTTGTACTACTGGTTTATCACTTGTATCTGGGCTATCAGCCGGGGACCAGCCCGTCTGGTGCTATACGCCAGATTTATGCATCCCTGTATCGCCGTATTTGTATTCTTCTTCTGGTACGTTGTCTGCCTTGTGCGCGAGGTAACAACCTTTGCCCTGCGCTTTGATAAAGACGTACGTCACTACCTGCCACCAGAGCTAAAAAAACGCAACAACCGCAATTTAGCCGCACTCGCCCTGGTCACAGCTATCCCGTATTTAATTGGAGTGGCAGTTGAGACTGGCGATATAAGCAGCCTGAGTGAACTAAAAAAAGCGATCGAGAGTAAGCAAACTGTAGAAGCAGAACAGCTGGAAGATAAGCTCTACAATCAAACCATGGCGTCTTTTAAGGAAGGCAGCTTGTACGGACGCAACCGGGCAGCCCTGGAATTACTATATAAATACGAGCTGGATAGACGCCCTCAAGACAAAAGGCGCCTGGCTTATACAGCTATCTGGCTGGGCACTGATGACAGTCGTGGTGCCTATCCCAATCTTGAGCTTATAGACCAGGCCCAGAGCCTGGCTCGGACAACTAATGATGGTCCGTTATACAAGTATTGCCAAATAGCAATGAGCTGGGGCAAGTACCTAAATCTCAACAACAGAGACAAAATCAAAGTCCAGTACTCCGCAAGGCCAAACTGGCGTATCATTGAGGGCAAAACCGCTGATTAA
- a CDS encoding DUF190 domain-containing protein, with translation MRNIVKGQSVRVYLGESDRKGNVPLYEWLVKKAQQEGIAGATVVRGLMSYGSHHTLHSAKLLDLASHLPIIVELIDSEAKMTPFLEMVAPELNEGLITVQAIDMHVFSKG, from the coding sequence TTGCGTAATATCGTCAAAGGTCAGTCAGTGCGAGTCTATCTTGGTGAGTCAGATCGCAAAGGCAATGTGCCTTTATATGAATGGCTCGTCAAAAAAGCTCAACAGGAAGGCATCGCCGGTGCTACCGTCGTCCGTGGCTTGATGAGTTATGGATCGCATCACACTCTACATTCGGCCAAGCTTTTAGATCTGGCCAGCCATCTGCCCATAATCGTGGAGTTGATTGATAGTGAAGCCAAGATGACACCATTTTTGGAGATGGTGGCACCGGAATTAAATGAAGGGCTTATAACTGTGCAGGCAATTGATATGCATGTCTTTAGCAAAGGCTAG
- the crcB gene encoding fluoride efflux transporter CrcB, giving the protein MSYLVVFIGAGLGGLCRYLSVTTLHRVFSGISFPIGTLFVNLLGCFLIGLIAQLAESRSMLSGDVRLFLTVGFLGGFTTFSSFGYETLQLVRDGQVLYAFGNVALQLLCGLVLVWLGTVVGRLMG; this is encoded by the coding sequence ATGTCATATCTGGTTGTATTTATTGGTGCTGGTCTGGGCGGTCTTTGCCGCTATCTGTCAGTGACAACTTTGCACCGAGTTTTTAGTGGTATTTCTTTTCCGATTGGCACGCTCTTTGTTAATTTGCTTGGCTGCTTTTTGATTGGTCTGATTGCTCAGCTAGCGGAGAGTCGCTCTATGCTCTCTGGTGATGTCAGACTCTTTTTGACTGTGGGCTTCCTTGGTGGCTTTACAACTTTTAGTAGCTTTGGCTATGAGACTTTGCAGTTAGTGCGTGACGGTCAGGTCCTCTATGCCTTTGGCAATGTGGCTTTGCAACTCTTATGTGGGTTGGTACTGGTCTGGCTTGGTACTGTTGTCGGCAGACTTATGGGATGA